The following proteins come from a genomic window of Anaerolineae bacterium:
- a CDS encoding efflux RND transporter periplasmic adaptor subunit yields the protein MSRPRRRTMLMALLILLTAAGCLSWPAQQAGILSFMGSRRENSAPFEASGTIEAEQVTIASEIGGRVVQVYGRQGQAVAQGEVLIALDDALIRAQIGQAQAEVEKAQAELEQLLAGARPHQVERARAELAQAEAKDAGAKQAWEDARRLREDPQELDAQIHAAQNEVALAEARLDAARARLSEAEARYEASKGGGSDIEKTTQEILRLQVEAARLAVQQAEIALAGARQTLAVLQQIRAQPASLDASVHQAEWGYKLAEAEVEVRRAELALLTAGPRAEEVALAQRKVELAQRAVEALEVQRDKLILRAPIAGVISSVMIHAGESATAGAALMTISDLAHVHLTIYVPEADLGRVYLGQPAEVRVDTYPDRVFPGRVTYISSQAEFTPRSVQTKEERVNMVFAVKIALDNVEGILKPGMPADAKLLP from the coding sequence TGTCTCTCCTGGCCGGCCCAGCAGGCGGGCATCCTATCGTTCATGGGTTCTCGCCGGGAAAACAGCGCCCCTTTCGAGGCCTCCGGCACCATTGAGGCGGAGCAGGTAACCATTGCCAGCGAAATTGGCGGCCGGGTGGTGCAGGTGTACGGCCGGCAGGGGCAGGCTGTGGCGCAGGGGGAAGTGCTGATCGCGCTGGACGACGCGCTCATCCGCGCCCAGATCGGACAGGCCCAGGCGGAGGTGGAGAAGGCCCAGGCGGAGCTGGAACAGCTTCTGGCCGGCGCCCGGCCGCATCAGGTGGAACGGGCCCGGGCGGAGCTGGCGCAGGCCGAAGCGAAGGACGCCGGCGCCAAACAGGCCTGGGAGGATGCCCGGCGACTGCGGGAGGACCCTCAGGAGCTGGACGCGCAGATCCACGCCGCGCAGAACGAGGTGGCCCTGGCCGAGGCGCGCCTGGACGCGGCGCGTGCCCGCCTCTCGGAGGCGGAAGCCCGCTATGAGGCGTCAAAAGGGGGCGGCTCGGATATCGAGAAGACGACCCAGGAAATCCTGCGCCTGCAGGTCGAGGCGGCTCGCTTGGCGGTCCAGCAGGCCGAGATCGCGCTGGCCGGCGCACGGCAGACGCTGGCAGTGCTTCAGCAGATACGCGCCCAGCCGGCCTCCCTCGATGCAAGCGTCCATCAGGCGGAGTGGGGCTATAAGCTGGCCGAGGCCGAGGTGGAGGTGCGTCGGGCGGAGCTGGCACTGCTGACCGCCGGCCCGCGCGCGGAAGAGGTGGCGTTGGCCCAGCGCAAGGTCGAGCTGGCACAGCGTGCCGTCGAGGCGCTGGAGGTCCAGCGCGACAAGCTGATCCTGCGGGCGCCCATCGCCGGCGTCATTTCCTCGGTCATGATCCACGCTGGGGAGAGCGCGACCGCCGGCGCCGCCCTGATGACGATCTCGGACCTTGCCCACGTGCACCTGACCATTTACGTGCCGGAGGCCGACCTGGGACGCGTGTACCTGGGACAGCCGGCGGAGGTGCGGGTGGATACCTATCCCGATCGCGTGTTCCCCGGCCGGGTGACGTATATCTCCTCACAGGCGGAGTTCACCCCGCGCAGTGTGCAGACGAAGGAAGAGCGCGTCAATATGGTCTTTGCCGTGAAAATCGCGCTGGACAATGTGGAGGGCATATTGAAGCCGGGGATGCCGGCGGATGCGAAGCTCCTGCCGTAG